Below is a genomic region from Isosphaeraceae bacterium EP7.
GATCGGGATCGCCCGCGTCCTGGGCTCCCCTTTGAGGGCCCTGCAGACGTCCAGGCCGGGCATCACCGGCAGCATCAGGTCGAGCACCACCAGGTCGGGCAGCTTGAGCTGCGCCTGTCTGAGGCCGTCCTGGCCGTCGGTGGCCGTCATCACCTCGAACCCTTCGCGTTCGAGGTTATACGCCAGGACTTCGAGGAGCGCTCGCTCGTCTTCGATCACGAGGATACGGGGATTCGACATCGACGGTCGCCTTCTTCCGGCCATTGAGTCTGGATCCGTTGCCCCGCGGCTCCATCGTATCCGCTCGTTCATTAAGGATCGTGAAGAAACGATGCGAGGCCCGTGAAGTTCGAGCTTAACTTCACGGGCGACGCCAAGGTTTCGCTCAAGGGCGACTCGAAGCACCGGCGGCCGAGTCTTGCCACGGCCACCGAGCGTGAATGGGCGCAAGAAAAAACCGCAGGACCCCGGCGTGGTCGCCGAGGCCCTGCGGGATCGTTGTTGAAAGTGCGGACGCTCGATCGAGTCGTCGATGGCTCAGTTCGAGTCGGCGTTCAAGGTGCGTTGGGCGAGGTTATTGACCAATTCGGCCGCATCGGCCGCTCGCCTGGAGTCGCCGTACTTCGCCAGGGGCGCCGAACACGTCCCATCACCGTAGAGACCGACCACGGTATGTAAGCCGTGAAGCTCACCGACCAAGGCACTCGTGAATAAACCCGAACGGATCAGCGACGCAAGGTTGCGCTGCCAGAGTTGGGTTTCGGCCAGCTTCGATGTCATGGCGAGCCCCTTGTCGTGAGGAGGGTGGACCCATCCTTGGCCAAGATCGCCCCGTGGCTTGGGGACGACCTCTACTAAGCTAAACGATCGATCACGGCGTTTTGTTTTCCACGCAGTCGGAAAAACTCCGCAACGTTCAAGGGACAGGGGATTCTTACGCTTTTTTGTTAGTCGTAAAGGGCGAATTCCAAAATCATGGAAATTCGGTCTTCAGGACGGTTGCCACGTGACTTGACGTAAGTCGTCTCGCCACGCGGACAATTGACGAAAAGCGGGAACCCCGAGACGCGTTCCGATGAGGAACAAAAGACGCAGAGCAAACCTTGGGCCGAGTGGTATTTATTCGCCAACCTCGTGATCGTCAAGGAGGACGTTTTTCATCAATCACGGAGACCTCGACACCAGTATGCATCGCAAAGCCTTCCGCCAACGAAATTTTGAAGATCTGGGGTGGATTGGCCGAGCGCCTCGTTTTCCGTTCGCGACCCGCTCGGGACAGTTTAAGCAGGCGAATTCTCCCAGAGTCGCCGGGCCGTGATCGCCTCGATTCGAGGCTCGACTGCCAGACGACGGGGCAGAAGTCCCACGCTCAGGCGGCACTGCCCGCCAGGATCAGGGCGCCGTGGACGACGACTCGCTCGCCAAGCGAGGCCGGCACTAGTCGATAGGTCCCGCGAAATGGACCGAAGACGCGCCGGTGGAGTTCGCGCCGAATGGGTTCAAACCAGAGTTCTTCGCCCATGAGCGAGACCCCGCCACCCAGCACGATCGTGCGCGGGGCCAGGAGCGTGGTTGCATGCCCGAGGGCGATGGCCATCGCGTGGGTCGCGTCCTTGAGGACGGCCAGGGAGAGCGGATCGCCCTGGGAGGCCGCGCGGGCGACGATCTCGGCGTTGATCCGATCTGTCGGTCCAGCCGCGAGGCCCGGCATGGAACCGCCAGTCCCCCCTTCGCGGATGTTCTGCTCGACCAATCGCCGGGCCTTTTCCCCGATCCCCCAGCCTGAAGCGATGGATTCGAGCGTCGGCGGGTCGTCTCCGTCACCAATCCGGAGGTGGCCAATTTCGGTCGCGCCTCCCCCCCAGCCCCGATAGATCCGGTCGTCTAAGATCAGGCCGCCGCCGACTCCACTGCCGATGGTGACATAGAGAACGGGCGAGGTCCCCGCTCCGGCACCGATGCGGGCCTCGGCCAGTCCCGCGGTGTCGGCATCGTTCTCGATCGAGACCCGGCTCGTCTTCAGCAACCATGAGAACCAGTCGGCGAGTGGGAAGTCATCCCATCCATCGACCTGGTGCGACTTGATCACGGCACCCGAGGCGGAATCCACCGGGCCGCCAAACCCGATCCCGACCCCCTCGATGTCGCCTCGGCCGAGCCCGACCTTGAGGAGTAAGGGCTCGATGGCGGACTCGATCTGGGCGAGGATTCCGGCGGCGCCTCGGGCAGGATCGATCTGGAGGCGTTCGAGCCCGTCGATCTTGCCGTCGGCGCCGCCGACTCCGAGTTGCAGCTTTGTGCCGCCGATCTCGATGCCGAGGAGCATGGGCGGGGTCCTCTGCTGGGCCACGGTTCAGCGGGACAGGGCGGGCGCCGTGACCGGCCCCGAGATTCGCCGGTACATGTCGTCGATGATCCAGTGGAAGGCGACCTGGTGGACCGACTCCACGATGCCCATGTCGTCGATGGGGACGTGCAGATTGTGTTGGGCGAGTCCCTTGAGCGCGCCGCCGCCGAAGCCGGTGATGCCCACCGTCTCGAGGCCGTTGGCGTTGGCCCAGTCGACCGCCTTGAGGATATTGGGGCTGTTGCCCGAGCCCGAGATGGCAAGGAGCAGGTCGCCGGGACCGGCGAGATTCTTCAACTGTTCGATGAAGATCCGGTCGTAGCCCTCGTCATTCGCCCAGGCCATGATGCCGGCGGTGTTGTCTGTTAGACTGAGGACCTTCAGGCGTTTCTGGCGTTCGAAATCACGCAAGGTACACTTAGCCAGGTCTTCGCAGAGGTGCGACGCATTGGCGCCCGAGCCTCCGTTGCCGCAGATGAAGACGAATCGGCCGGCGTGGTAGGCCCTCTCGATGAGAGTCGAGACCTGCTCAACCTGGCCCAGGTCGAGGCGGCCAATCTCGAGGCAGACGCGATCGAGGTAGTCTTTCGCGCCCAGGGTGGCACCGAGCATTCGACCGGCCTCCATTGATCGATGAGGGGATGCCGAGAGGGCGACTTCGTCCCCATCGGCCGGCGCCGATTCTAGCGGCGGGCCCCAAAAGCGAGAAGGTCGGTCGCGGGGGGGCGGTCAGCGATGGGTCTCGCGGTCTCGGTCCTGTTGAACTCGCTGCTCGGGCTGGGCGCCTGGATCGCGGCGCGGTCGTGCTTTCGCCAGCGAGGTGGGCTGCCCCGCGCGATCGCGGCGGGCGTGCTGGCCTGGTCCTGGGCGGTCCTGGGGGTCGAGGTTCTGGGGGCCACCGGGTTCCTCGGCCGATGGCCGCTCGTCGGCTGGGCGACGCTGGGGCTTGCCACGGGGATCGGCGGCCGTCTCGTGCGCGGCACACTGGACGAGCCCGACGCGGGCCTGCCCGCGGGCAAGCTCGGGCCGATCGGGGTCGCGTCAATCGTCTCGACCTGGTGGGCTTGCCTCGTTCTGCTCACCCCTTCGCTCGTCTACGGCGTAAAGGTGGTGAGCGACGGTCCGATTTATCACCTCTACTTTGCGGTACGCTGGTGGAAAGCGGAAGCTTTGACGCTCGTCCCGATCCCGTTCGGCGAGAGTGCCGCGACCTACTTCCCGGCGGCCGGGGATGCCTGGTTTGCCTGGTTGGTGGCCGGGTATGGAGGGGAGCAGCTCGCCAAGGTGGGACAGGCCCCGTTCCTGA
It encodes:
- a CDS encoding ROK family protein yields the protein MLLGIEIGGTKLQLGVGGADGKIDGLERLQIDPARGAAGILAQIESAIEPLLLKVGLGRGDIEGVGIGFGGPVDSASGAVIKSHQVDGWDDFPLADWFSWLLKTSRVSIENDADTAGLAEARIGAGAGTSPVLYVTIGSGVGGGLILDDRIYRGWGGGATEIGHLRIGDGDDPPTLESIASGWGIGEKARRLVEQNIREGGTGGSMPGLAAGPTDRINAEIVARAASQGDPLSLAVLKDATHAMAIALGHATTLLAPRTIVLGGGVSLMGEELWFEPIRRELHRRVFGPFRGTYRLVPASLGERVVVHGALILAGSAA
- a CDS encoding SIS domain-containing protein; the protein is MLGATLGAKDYLDRVCLEIGRLDLGQVEQVSTLIERAYHAGRFVFICGNGGSGANASHLCEDLAKCTLRDFERQKRLKVLSLTDNTAGIMAWANDEGYDRIFIEQLKNLAGPGDLLLAISGSGNSPNILKAVDWANANGLETVGITGFGGGALKGLAQHNLHVPIDDMGIVESVHQVAFHWIIDDMYRRISGPVTAPALSR